The following nucleotide sequence is from Silurus meridionalis isolate SWU-2019-XX chromosome 5, ASM1480568v1, whole genome shotgun sequence.
TCATAAAACGATGCAATATGTAAAAGCGAGGAGGGAATCTGTTGACATAACCCTGAGTCTAAACGATCCTCAAATTCTCATGTTGTCTAAGAATCTCTTAGCTGTCTTTATGCGCCTCATAACTTAATTATGACACATTTCCTGGACCTTGCTGCTCATTTCTGAAGTGTAATTCACCTTTTCATAACCATAGTTCAgatggcaaaaacaaaaaaagtatctTATCCAAGCACATCCATTCCATCGTTCAGAGGTTTTTTAGCGAATAAAAAGTGTACGCGAGCAAATTCTGGGCTGTGATCTTCCACAACCATCAATGAAAATCCAGATTTCTTCCTTTTGTCTGCTGACATATGGGAACTGGAAAGATGTAGTTGGAAAAATGCGAATCGCAAATAAATAAGGGAGGTGTGCACACGGATAAATGTTAAACTGTTAAGCAAATTTTGGAGCGTTTTACCaatctttaaaatgtcacattCACATAGTGAACTGCTTCTTGGCAAAAAGGTGTTAGTCTTTAGAGGTTTTTGgagcaaaatacaaaaaaaacaaaacataatcattctttttcttttgttttttaatatagtccttatttttattaagaGGTCAAATAAATTCATCAGGCTGTATTTACAGAGaaaagcaataaatattttttataatagtcataaaattattattttttgcatactttttttttttttaccataaatgTGTCATGTTTGTTAGTAGTATCTCTTAGAAACCTGTCATGTGACAAAGGAGTATATAGATTTGTTTACACTACAGCGACACCCATATGAAGGGTGAACCTTAGCACAGGTGAGTTCAGTGAAACGTGTTCCACTTTCCTCATTGTAGCTCAATTCAGAATGGTCAGATATAAAGCCTTTTTGAACAATAAGTACATATACAGCATGGTGTTGTCTAAACCATCAAACAAGGAGTTTACAAATGGAACTCTGGTATACAGAATAATCTGATAGTTATTCCTACAgagtggggggggggggtcttTATAACTGATTTTTGTTGTAATTCTTTAAAAGAAACTACTGTATAGTACTATGAATTACTGTAAAACTTTGAAGTAAAAATAATAGAAGTACATATGCATGTGCTAGTGTTTGAGAACAGGCCCACTGTCACTACAGTGCATTTTTGTAAACCTTGCACTGAAATACagtggaaaacaaaacaaaaaaaggtgaaaaggtTCTCATCAAATCGACGTGTTATGCTCTTCGAGTCCCTTCAACTCCAAGCTTCTCTTCATTTGTTTTAACAAGCACTACCGCCATAGCTGATGCTGATGCCTGGCTAGTCAAAGCATGTTGTGCTCTGCTGAATCACAGGTtgcacaaaaatgtacaaaaaaaaaaaaaaggaatcataCAATTGCTGGGTGTGATTAAGCACACTTCACCCGCAGACAGGCCTAGAGAAAACGCTCAAGACagctcacagaaaaaaaaatcactgaccAGAAATGAAGGCAATGAGATGCTTCATGGACGGGCCCTTCAAAATATTGCACTCAAAGCTAGTGTTGGCCTGTGTTGAAGCTGGTGTGTTGAAGCTGTGAGTCCTGCCATGTGACCCTGTTATCACGCTCCTCTTGCATTTAAATGATAGCCCAATCCAGCGGGGGGGAAAAAACGGATCCTTGTTGTTTGGGCCAATTCAAAATGAAATCTATTTTTGGGATATTGGGAGTCAAATCTCTCCTTTTCAACAGGATGCCTGCTGCTGTAAACTCGTCAAAGTGGGAGAccacagtttcttttttttttttgtcatccataatttgTCCAATATAAATAACAGAGAGTAACAGACACAATATAACATTACTGATAACCCAAAGACATTCAAACACCTAAGAGAGACTCAGAGAtctggaaaaatataaaaataaaatatctttgaacatttttaagatttttgtctctttttttttgtcctgtagCCATCTTTCAGCTTTCCTCTCATGCTGCTTAATCAAAATAACTTTTATGCTTTCTTAAGGCAAGACGTTTGAGATGTCTGTAAAGGAAGAGTGCATGCTCGGTCCGTGCCACTTCAGTTTGTTTTGTGGTTTGGCCTTAAGCGCCGTGCCCTACGCGTCCGTTTCGTTACAGTGGTGAAACGGAACTCCTCCTGAGGGTCCACCTTGCCCTTAGGGTCGCGTTTCATGAAATGCACTTCCTGCTGTGTCTGTGTGGTCCGTGAGCCTTTCTTGGGCCGGCCCCGGCGGTTGAAGCCCAGGTACCAGCCTTTGTACTTGGCAGACACTAACGCCGTGTAGTTGTTTTCCAAGAACTCCTCCACGAACACGCACTCTGGGTTACTCCCATTGAGCTGCAGGGGAGAGAAAATAACATGTCAGATGAAGCCCACCTGTTGAGCAACTCTCCCAAGCCCGTCAGCTGAGTTTACTTGTGAGGTATTAAAGTTATTTGCAATAGAAAGGTGCTGGGGGagggtgtttaaaaaaaaaaagaagcttagTGTGCTGTGCATTGTTatcagttcaagtgaagagaaaagttgccTCCTTTAAAATTCTAGGAAAGAGCTTATACTGTAAAGTAATGTTTCTGGGAATTTATATCCCAATCTCTGATGACCTTTGGTTTTAATTCAAATCTACAGTCTGAATGTCTGGGTTTGTCATTTGTCAGTCTTCTgactttatatacagtatacaccaTTTATACAAATCGCCTAAACATCCAGTGGAAAATAGGCTGGATGTTCTAGTGTTCATACTAATGATTGGCATCAAACATGctcgaaaaaataaaaaacaaatgaaaggtGTGTTGGCCTTTCTGTCTCCATGTGCACATTTGATACTTTTTTACCAGACTTCAAGCACCCACTTTGATAAAAACTAGACATCTGTGAAGCATAAAACATTGGCTCATTCTTTTACAAGTGTTGCAGCTGTTTGGGTTTTTGAAAATGCATGTCATCAGCTTTACAGTACAGCAGTATGATATGAAAGACATCATCGCTGAATTCACACTTTATGAAAGTAACATTTCCAGCAATTTGCTAATCACCTGGGTGACGACTAGAAGAGATTGTGAGGATAACGTTTTAACGGTGACTCGCCAAGCAGGGAAAGGCTGTGTCACTCAGTGGCCTTGTGCGTGACAAACATAATTAGGCCACTCTGTATGACGCCTCCTAGTGATCACAAAgccaaataacttttttttggaTGCGGTGTTTTAGAGCATGAAGAGTTTTCTAGTCAGGCTCTATAGGCAGCTTTCTAGATGTATGCACAATTTTAGAATTTGGTTAAAAGAAAGATGGATGCCCAGTCTCAATTAACCGATTTGGAAGATGATGACAAATCTTACCTTGCCAATGATTTTGCCGTTCTTGTTCATGCAGATATAGTAGccactttcttttccttttattcgTACATGACTCCCAAATGTTTCTGTCTCAACTACAAGGagagctgaaataaaaaaaaaattgaaattaaaacacAGCTGTGGGAAAATATCCAGAAACTACCCACACATTTCATATTATTTGTTGCTTAGAGGTCATTTTAGTAAAACACATTTGATCAGTCCATTATTGGAATCATAAAAggttgtgaggaaaaaaaaagaaaataaagattgaTCAATGGCACACATGCACAAGTGGTGAGAATCGCTCCCATGACCACCCTgaacactctctttctctccctctcttgcCCTCTCTCAGTGTTTGGGCACCTTTGTTCATGCTTACCCCTCCCAGGGGGAGCTATCTGCCAAACCTCTTGAAGCAGTTAAGATCCCTGGGGATTGGGTTTCCAGTCGCCTTTAGTCCCTGCTCACTCAATCAAGAAGTTAAGATGATCCATTTGCTTAACACACAGAGCTATTCAGTGGAGCTCAAAGGCAGGGGGCTCTGAGGGCAATGCCAAAATTGTCTCCTTTTTAAAAGCAACTCACAGTGCAACAAGCAGGGGAACCAGTTCAGGCAGAGCACTTGAGATTTGTGCAGGAGCAAGAGAAATAGCCCTCTACCTTGGTTTGGGCCGGCGAATAAGGAGGTGATTTCACAAAGACGCTGCTAAAAAAGCAGAGCGAAATAAGAACAATCAAGGGACGGCTGAATGGATGGAGGGGGTATAGAGTGCACAGGGAGTGGTACACCTGTTTCCCTtgactatttattttaaattatagatATGACATATGCCGAGACTGCTTAAGAAGTTTCTCCTGTGCAACAGGCATATGCTTGCttaaggcattttttttttaaatatgtctgaCATACTTGTTCTCAGGGCCATACATCTGTTTCACATGTTTGCCAGACTAGAGCACGAAAGCACGATGTTTCTACAGAGAAATCAAGTGTTGCATTCGTCACAACTGGCCGAATGTTAGAAACGTTCTGTGCGCATGCATAAAATAACAGAAAGAATTTAGCATTAGGTGTAATGAAAGTCTGTACTACTAGTAAGTAGTGAACTATTATCCTTTGTGAACTGATTATTAGAACACTAAGCCGCTGTATTGAATTAGTGCCGTGGCTTTGTATTGCTGAGAGGCAGAGAGCTCTCAGGTGCCAGGTGTGGGGATTTACCTGGATCTGCGTACAATCCTGCTCACACAGGTACAGAACGACCTTTATGTCTGAGCTTTACGCACAATGCTGCACTACTCAAACTCCAAACCTAACACCAGTTCACCGGCATGAACAAAGCAAGACGTTAGATTCTAGTTTATTTTCCGTACCCACGCCGAGCAAGTGACGGTTTGTGGTATGTGGAGGCCCTGAACATGCAAATCAGGCATAAGCCAGTTCACCACTATAAAAGCACCGCACTATAGACACAGCTTAAGCCCTGTGCCTGCTGAGAAGTTACTGTAGCAGCACCGAGCAAGACTCTGGCTGACACGGTTGAAAACGAGGTCGGATGTAAACACACTTGTATCACTCAGCGCAACTCAGCGcaaccccccaccaccaccaccaccaccaccaccaccaccaacaccaccagcCCACCAGTATCCCTGGATGTGTGCTCATATTGGATCGATCTGTGTCAATTGTGAAAAATCTAGAGTAATCGCTTCTGGAACATCAGCGAGACAATATTAGTCAATAAAATGAGCATACAATTAAACCTCTAGAATGGAAAGTACACCAGGATGTATGGAGGTATGTGTTTGTTGTAAAGCCATCAGATCTGTCTAAAGTGGCAGAAGAGCACAGGAATGCTCCCGTACCGTACTTGCCCCCATCGTCTCCGTTAGCATTGATCTTCTTGCCAAGGATCTGTACATGCTTCCCCGTTGTCCGGCTGTACAGCTGGTATATCCGCACCTGTTTCCGACTCACGTCATCGCGTGTGTGGTTTTCGATGTAGAAGCGGAAGTCTGCCGAACTCTGGTGCGACTCCTAGATGCGGAGAAGCAGAGGGTCAGAGAGTGCGACTAAAGATTTGCAAAGTGAAGTGTAGAGTGCATTGCAAAATATCTTAATTGACACAAGTTGTTTTAGTTCTGGATCGTTTGTTCAAAAAAATCAttctgaagataaaaaaaaagaaaaaaaagaaaaaatgcatgttCAAGAGTACGGGCAGTTTTAGTCAATCTGCGTAGCCTTCTGAAAGACAAAGCATGATTTCAGGGTAGTGTTCTCTTTTCATCTCTTCGAGTAAAGCAGCTGAATACTATGCGCCTGGAGCTAAACCGAGAAAACAAGTATTCCATTTCCAATAGCAAGCCACTAGCAATTATCCACCTGAAGGATCAGGACCTGTTTCTCTGTCATCAAACAAATATCTGCCTGAGGTCAGAATTACCCTcataaatcacacacatgcagacacacacatctgcaGACATGCTAACAGACATTTACGCAGACACATCTGCAGCGAgatatgtgtacacacactcacacacacacccacacatataaAACTATACAACCTAAGGGATCTTTCAATACCCAGCATTAATTTTCATTCACATATTTTATCCACTGTGCCAGTTACCTGAGGCTTTATCCAAAAAAATATTCCCAGCCAATCTTTCACCTGCTATCCTTCTTAACTTTTTCCCCGATCCTCTTCTGCTCGCCTATCCTGTCATCCCTCCATATGAGGAAAACGTATACTTTTCAGAACCCCTGGAATCTAAGCCCAAGCCAATCCTGCTCTCCTCAGCTGTATGAGTGGTAATTACCCAGTAATGGGCTTTTATGTGGCTGCTCTCAGGTGgctaattatatacacattacataCTCTGACTCGCTGTTATTTTAACCTCAGCAAATTAATGACATTTAGAGTGTGCGAGGGGAAATGCACTCATGGCAGAACAAATCGTCAACGCCGAGATGAGAAACAAGACGCTTCCACTAAGCTGTGTGTGCGCTGGACTGTGAGATGCATCTGAGCGCGCATCAGGAACACACGGACGAAGATACCACACGGGATCAAAAGCTCGCTTCTATTGTATTCGACaccaaaaaacatttcttttatatcTGCACTGAATTTTTTTGTGCAACTGACCGATTGATTTTTGCTTGTAATCAACTGACAACTGATATTTGCTTGTAATTAATAAGCATAAATCATTTACTAATTCATGGATTAAAATGGAAATTTTGActattattcttaaaaaaataaataaataaataaattattataaacgCAAAATATCACTTGTTTACGAAAGGTTTATTGCCATTTGGACCGAACCGTATCATAAATTGAAATACACGGTAtgtgttgcaaaaaaaattgttttggcAGATTTATCAAACAAAGACAGTCTGACTTCTTTTCAAGAGTAGTTCTGTCTTGACAAAAAGcccacacacactatgtatatgagggaaaacacacacacatacacatacacacaaccttTCCTTTGAGGGATTTGCTCTGAAATCTCTCCATCTCTAGTCAAACACTGAGGTGTGCTTGGCAGACAGTTGCATCTCAGCGCAAGCAGGAAAACGGGACATGCCtatgcaaaacatttttatcgTGCTGCCTGTCTCCCTTCAAAGCCATCCTAGCGAAATGGATATCATTGCGACTTCAAAAGATCAGCACCATCCTTGCTAAGAAGCTGTGCACTCTTGCATGTCCGATAGGGCCCTATCTGCAGACACCATTCTCGGCTGTAGCTCAGGAAACAACGCATCAATGCACTGCCACTTCAGCCCTGCTCTTATAGACTTATCACACCATTGATTTCCCAGCATTTCCTCAAAGAAGAAAAGGACCAAACCCATTATAAAATACTGAGTGAcggaatgaagagagagagggagagagatagagagaagcAGGAAGCATTTATACGCTTGCATCTGTGACCTGCAATTAAAGCACTAGTATTGTAATTACTGACACAAAACGCTGAGGAATCAGACAGCCTGCACTATGGTCTGGTTTGCACCAACTGTTTTCAGAATAAAGATATTAGCGTGCACGATTATATAACCCGCTTTAGCCATATCGACATAATATAAACTGCCTTTGTTCAGTAATTGAAGCTGTCTTTGTAGGTGCCTGCTGTTGGTATGACATGTTAATACAAGATTTTATAATCATTGCATTAGCTTATCCAGGAGTAacagagtgggaaaaaaaaccgATTGTTTTTCTTCAGGGGAAAGAAACTGAAATGATTTGAACTCGGTTTAAATTTTTGCATCTTAAAAAGGCTTGTTATAGTGTTTTGAACCTTTTGTCGCTATTTGTCCTTGAATTGATGTGAAAGGAGAATTTACACTTCAAAAATGTCTGTCGACTGAATAAAAACCTTGCatagagaaaatagaaagaaaggcTGATACCAAAGGGAAAATGACTTTTCACAGAGCAGTTTTGATATTGAACTTATCTCGTATGGTGCTGTTCCTTATTGCGCAATCATCGATGTTCGcattattgattgatttgtaTTACAAATTTGAAATATCTGCTTTAGACGTGCATTTCGTGGATTCTAATAAATGATCTTGGAAATGTGGAATACGTTGTTTAGAAATGGTGTGCATGCATTTCATCTTCAGAAGTGTACTTTGAAACCAATTTAGTGCAGCTTTGAACAAAAATTGCATTAAAAGAACAGAGTAAAatctaccttttttttaaaggaaggcATTGCACAATTAATCCTAATCCACAATTAATCCGAATTGACATGTATTCATATATCAGATGGTGTTAATACAGTTTTATGATGAGTCAGACCTACCTGTAACTGGAAGTAGAGGACCAGAAAATGTAAACACctggagaaagagacagagagatagggGGAAAggatggaaacaaaaaaaaaggaggagtaAATCACAACGAATTAGACGAAATTAAGGGGGGAAAAGAGCATCAGAACGACACTCTCACATCACAGCTTTGAGCGACTTCTATTGGCAAGAATTCTTTGACTGGGGGGAATGAAAACGGCTTTCTTACACGTAGCTGAACCTCGAAGGCAGCACGGACATCTTGGTCAGATCCACCTGTTTTCCAGCACTCGCCGGTCCAGTCCGAAACTCGGCGCCGAGGCCTCACGCGCAAAATCCTGGGGGAGTCTCGCGCTCCCAGTGACACGAGAGATCAGCGCAGTAAAACTGTGCCGCTGGGAGCCACATCAGGCTCTTCCTCAATAAACCTGGATTGAATGCGAACAAGCGGCTGCGGATCTCTGTCCGTTTTGCTCCCTTCCTAATTCCCCCGCacgcttgtttttttattttgtttgttaggttttttttttttttgttgcggTTTTGGCTCCGCCGCGCGCGCGcacgcctctctctctctctctctctctcgcttcgAGCGCGGAAAGATTAAATTTGCACGCGGGATGCGACTCTTCCTCGCCGCCTTCAAATTCCACAGGCGCTTctctccccctttctctctctctccctctctctcttttcttcttttccttttcttgtcTCACGTGTAGGGAGTGTCGGTCCGGTAATCAGAAGTTCAGTTCCGCTCGTACCTGCCGGTAAAGTCCATCTCAGCATGGATCATTGGTAACTTTCCGTGTCCGGTAGAtgtgaagttaaaaaaaaaattaaaatatatataaactctatatatgtatataaaaagttaTTGACAGAGATCAGCAATAGCAAAAATATATACGAGATGAGTTTAtccggtgtgtgtgtatatattcaaAAAGCGCGTGCAGTCGGAGTGTGTTACGATCCGGAGCGCGTGTCAGCGGTTCATGTGCCGCGGAGACTCGGTGCGCCGCGAGGGGCTTTTTTTGGTCGCTAGTGGGTGGAAACCTGTCAGTGGTTTTTGCACCTGATAGGGCGATCTGAGAGGACCATCAGTACATcagagacttttttttcccaacatgCTTCCCTGCCTTCACTGAGTTTTTATAAGTTTTCTTTCGctttataagttttttttttatggaaattttttgcaattttcaGCTGAACTTGGACAGAACACGACGCAGGTGCAGAGCTTCAACGATGAAACCCCAGATTATGATATGGTGAATTTTGGACAGTGAGCAATTTATGAAAACCCCACCACAGCCACCACAGCTCCATAACTGTGTATCTTCTTGAAAAGGTGCATGAACGTTTCATCATTCATATCAGTGCATTCATTAAGCAACCACATTCACgtgttaatgtaaaaataaatacataaaaactaataaaaaattgacctctatactacactaacacccacacttttttaaaaatttaagttTCAGGCTGATTTACTTTTACCGACAGTGTAAATCTAAGGAATTGGGTGGAGTTCATGATTTTGCCCACCGTTTTTAAACCTCCACGGTGATCTCACACGTGATTTGGGCTGATGCTATGTGCTGGAGTTTCACTGGATCTCGTTCGTCCACTTCCGTTAAGGCGCGCGGGGGTCTATGTGGATTCGCCGCTGCGCTCCCAGACACCATTCACATGCAAGCGCTTGTCGAGCTCGACCTGCCAATATTGTGCTATAAGTTATCAGGCATTGAAATGCGCGCGAGGTGTGAATGCGTTTACATGCTCCCTCCGAGCATGAATCCCCCTCCTGCCAGCTCTATGCATTGTGCTCTCCACGCTTATTCCCTCATTACCGGGTATAAACTCGAGCTCCaacatctctctctgtctgtccaaaCAATAGGAGGCTTTTGGAAAGACAAACAGTTTACGACCGCATTTGAGGCTTTTATAAATAGCATCACACGCAGGCCTTATTCCCATTAAACAAATACTTTACCTGTTCATTACTGACCTTAGACCTCTAGAATTCTCAGTataattcatgtaaaaaaaatatagaagcATGCAGTAGACATCAGGAGAGATGCATGTTTtgcattgcaattttttttttttttttgattgcatcaggttttgtataaaaactaaaatcaaGTCAGGGTGTGTAAACATCAAACATTCATTATGCTAGCACTCTCCCTCATCTCAGGTATGAATCTGGGAATATGGCATGAAACCACACCCGGATAAATCCCAAACCATATATTATAAGGTGAAAAAGTAGGTTCACTTGCGTAGACAGGTATCCCAGGCATCTGATGTGCTTATTACCTGGTGTGTGTGGAAATAAGTATTAATGCTGGCATCAAAGCAATATGGTGACTAGGACATTAATAGACAGCAAGATGTATTGAGCGAGCATTTGCACTGGCGAAAGCTTGACCGATTTAATCTGCAGTCTCTGCGCCATGGCTTTTAACAGCTTTACAGTGCATTGATGtggggaagggaaaaaaaatagagagaaagaacagcACATCTTCCAGAGTATCTGTATTATTAGAGTAGGTCTTTGCAGTGTGTTAATCATTATCATAAAGCATGCAGGGGCAAAATAAGTTTTAGCTGAAAATCCTAATATCTATTTTTGCAGATAATTATAAGTTGATGCACACAAGTCTGCAGTAAATTACAAGTCCTGGGAGGAAAAAAGTGCGTGTaagatattcttttttttgtcatgtgaaTTAGATAAATGCATTTGCATacatgtctttaaaaaaaaaaaaaaaaagacttttttaaagtccttttcttaattttttcattGAGCAGGTTGCAGCTGGTCAGAAATGAAGGTGGTTTAGAAGGATCAGAATAATGCagcaatttaaataattgtCATGGTTATTATGTACTAAAGATTAACTAGACATCCTTTGCCACAAAAAggcttaaaaaataattatgactAAAATGAGCAAGATAATGGGCTGAAGACTTCCTTGAATTTATAACCAATACGTTTTAAgggttttattttctcattattgTGGTAATCACCAGGAATGTTGTGATGTTGGCGATCGCAAATTTAAATGAAGacgaaaagttttttttttttctttcaaagaaATCTTTAAGGGGCAGTCACACTCAGTTGTTCAAAGGCTTATAAGGCCTTTTAAACCTGACAAAACAACTTCACAGTTCTATAAGTAAGCCCCAATATACTATGTTAGTGTCAGAGCTCACTCTATCACATACATAGCTTCCCACCTATTTCCTCTTTCATCTCTGACACAAACATATGGACTGAGAGGGGGGAGCCCAGGGGTGGCATCTGCATCTTATTGAATCTGAAGGTGAGGCAGAGGCCTTGCTGGATGTTCTGTAGCCAGGGACCTTTCTGACAGTCAGACGCATTTCCGTTTTCGCTCCTCATCTTCTCTAGGACTCGTCACAACCCACTCCATCGGACCCGACTCCTCTAAACTCCTGCTGAGAACTCGACTTAACAAAAGCACGGGCGAGGACTCACTCGAAGTGTAACACTGCAAACATGAGCGGTCCGGAAGGCAGTAAAACTCAAGCGGCGTGTCCGTTTTAGGTGTAAGAGTTTTAGCTGCACCGAGCAGGGTCGCCCAGGGGTCATGACCCTCCGGAGCGTGACAGAGAAGGTGTGTAAGAGAGGGTCACTTAAGACTGCCACACTGCTTTTAAGGACATGTGCGTAGTCCTAATTTGTCTCTGTCGCAACTTGACTGCATGAAACAATTTAGAACTACTAAAGCGTGGTATTTGGTGCGGGTGATGTTGGCTAGGTGTGGGAACaggagtaagtgtgtgtgaagaagtAAGTGGGTGTGGGTGGGCTTGAAGTGTTTGGGCAGGAGAATGTGGAAGTGAGTGGATGTGCTCGCACCCCCTCAACATTCGAATGTGAGTGTAAAGATGGCTGTCTTGTGAACCTGCATgccagtgtgtgtcagtgtgtgtgtgtgtgtgtcgaggggaaagaggaaaaaggaggGGGCATGCTGCACCGAGGCTCCTTTGGCTGCTGACTTTGATAATTATCCTGTCAGTCGAGCTCAAATACTGGCGTTCATATAGAATACCTTCACAGAGGCCTATGAGTGAGCTGCACAGCACGCCGCTAATGATGATATTTCCTCTCCTGCTCTCCGAACACTGTCCAACATCATAAACACTCGCTACAGCTCCCTCGCTGCTCAGCGCTaacatgtgtttttattttcgcGACCGCATCAATTTGCATGCCTCACTGCACTCCTCGTTCCTTAATTATTCCACAGCTGTTTGGGGAGACTATTTTGCTGTGGAGGTTAATAGATTTTAAAGAGCCGGGCTGTCAAAGAGCCTGTCACAATAGGAGAAAAGCTCAAAATCCAGGGTGCGTAATTGGTTCGGGAatggctgtttttttcccccactttgCTGGCACATTCAGCCTGTCTGGCAGATCCGGGCTGAAGATCCAGGGCAACAGCAACTGCAAACATACACTCATTTGTCTCATCAGCCCTCATCAGTTGCTGAAAGATGAGGTCTGCGTTATAATGATGCAAGAGCGCCGAATTCAGAAGTGGGTGGATCTGGCCAATGGGGGTTAACATGATGTCTTACAAAATTCCGCCATGCTTAATTGACCCCAACCTCCCATTTTTCAGTGCTGTCATTACCTAATTGTTGTCTCTAATTAGGATACCTAAAggcatttcaaacattttaggTGTCGATGGCATCTATTACATTATGCTCAATGTTAAATGATGTGGAACAGATGCGAAGTATTTTGAGAGCTAAAGCGAAGCATTCAAAATGTTCAGATGTGTGGAACGCAATCTCgagttaatataaataaaataaatctgaaaatgtACTGTAGTTTAACAGAACGGCTTTGGTTCTTATGGTTCCTCTGTTGAACCTCTC
It contains:
- the fgf24 gene encoding fibroblast growth factor 24 isoform X2; translated protein: MSVLPSRFSYVCLHFLVLYFQLQESHQSSADFRFYIENHTRDDVSRKQVRIYQLYSRTTGKHVQILGKKINANGDDGALLVVETETFGSHVRIKGKESGYYICMNKNGKIIGKLNGSNPECVFVEEFLENNYTALVSAKYKGWYLGFNRRGRPKKGSRTTQTQQEVHFMKRDPKGKVDPQEEFRFTTVTKRTRRARRLRPNHKTN
- the fgf24 gene encoding fibroblast growth factor 24 isoform X1, producing MSVLPSRFSYVCLHFLVLYFQLQESHQSSADFRFYIENHTRDDVSRKQVRIYQLYSRTTGKHVQILGKKINANGDDGGKYALLVVETETFGSHVRIKGKESGYYICMNKNGKIIGKLNGSNPECVFVEEFLENNYTALVSAKYKGWYLGFNRRGRPKKGSRTTQTQQEVHFMKRDPKGKVDPQEEFRFTTVTKRTRRARRLRPNHKTN